From a single Sphingobium sp. genomic region:
- a CDS encoding DNA polymerase III subunit chi, translating to MQVDFYQLTRDPAEQVIPAIAQKIVGDGGRLLVIVGDEVQAGHLSEALWALKPETFLAHGFAGSEGDANQPILLSLDTDPSNGARMVAIADGEWRDAALQFDRAFYLFPPGKTDNARAAWRALAGNADVECRYWKQDGGKWRQGP from the coding sequence ATGCAAGTCGACTTCTATCAATTGACCCGTGATCCTGCCGAGCAGGTCATCCCCGCCATTGCGCAGAAAATTGTTGGCGATGGCGGACGGTTGCTGGTGATCGTTGGAGACGAGGTGCAAGCTGGTCACTTGTCTGAAGCTTTGTGGGCGCTGAAACCGGAAACTTTCCTAGCGCACGGTTTTGCAGGGTCAGAAGGGGATGCGAACCAACCCATCCTCCTTTCGCTGGACACTGACCCTTCCAATGGCGCGCGCATGGTCGCGATCGCGGACGGTGAATGGCGCGATGCCGCGCTGCAATTCGATCGCGCATTCTATCTTTTTCCGCCGGGAAAGACCGATAACGCGCGGGCCGCATGGCGCGCATTGGCCGGTAATGCCGATGTCGAGTGCCGTTATTGGAAGCAGGATGGCGGCAAATGGCGGCAGGGTCCTTAG
- the ndk gene encoding nucleoside-diphosphate kinase produces the protein MAVTRTFSIIKPDATRRNLTGAVTKMLEEAGLRVVASKRIHMSREQAEGFYGVHKERPFFGELCDFMMSEPVVVQVLEGEDAVARNREVMGATNPADAAEGTIRKTHALSIGENTVHGSDSDENAAIEIAFFFKPEEIVG, from the coding sequence ATGGCGGTTACCCGCACCTTTTCGATCATCAAGCCCGACGCCACCCGTCGCAACCTGACCGGCGCAGTCACCAAGATGCTTGAAGAAGCCGGCCTGCGCGTCGTTGCTTCTAAGCGCATCCACATGAGCCGCGAACAGGCCGAAGGCTTTTACGGGGTCCATAAGGAACGCCCCTTCTTTGGCGAACTCTGCGATTTCATGATGAGCGAACCGGTTGTCGTTCAGGTGCTCGAAGGTGAAGACGCTGTCGCGCGCAACCGCGAAGTCATGGGTGCAACCAACCCTGCCGATGCCGCTGAGGGCACGATCCGCAAGACCCATGCCCTGTCTATCGGTGAAAACACCGTCCATGGTTCGGACAGCGACGAGAATGCCGCGATCGAAATCGCCTTCTTCTTCAAGCCTGAAGAAATCGTCGGCTGA
- the purM gene encoding phosphoribosylformylglycinamidine cyclo-ligase: MSDNESYTYAKAGVSIETGNALVRAIAPLAKATRRPGADADLGGFGGFFDLKAAGFNDPLLVAANDGVGTKLKLAIESGKHDGVGIDLVAMCANDLIVQGAEPLFFLDYYATGKLDNDVATAVVASIAEGCKQAGCALIGGETAEMPGMYSDGDYDLAGFCVGAVERDQVLTADKVAEGDVILGLASSGVHSNGFSLVRRLAADKGWKLDRPALFDIETLLIDALMAPTRIYVKSLLPLVRSGKVHAMAHITGGGLLENIPRILPSGLHAHVDADAWVQPRLMAFLQAQGNIEPEEMARTFNCGIGMAIVVAEADVTSATAELEAAGETVYRIGHIASGEKGCTVTGSVETWSAKAEWSATHHG, translated from the coding sequence ATGAGCGACAATGAGTCTTACACTTACGCCAAAGCGGGCGTCTCGATCGAAACCGGAAACGCCCTGGTGCGGGCAATCGCGCCGCTTGCCAAGGCCACCCGCCGTCCAGGAGCAGATGCCGACCTTGGCGGCTTTGGCGGCTTTTTCGACCTGAAGGCAGCCGGTTTCAACGATCCGCTGCTGGTTGCCGCCAATGACGGTGTCGGTACCAAGCTGAAACTTGCGATCGAAAGCGGCAAGCATGATGGCGTGGGAATCGATCTGGTGGCCATGTGTGCCAATGACCTGATCGTACAGGGGGCAGAGCCGCTATTCTTCCTGGATTATTATGCGACCGGAAAGCTCGATAACGATGTCGCAACTGCCGTCGTCGCCAGCATCGCCGAAGGGTGCAAGCAGGCCGGCTGCGCCCTGATCGGCGGCGAGACAGCGGAAATGCCGGGCATGTATTCAGACGGCGACTATGACCTTGCGGGTTTCTGCGTCGGCGCGGTTGAACGTGATCAGGTGCTGACAGCCGACAAGGTTGCCGAGGGCGATGTCATTCTTGGCCTCGCCTCATCCGGTGTGCACTCCAACGGATTTTCGCTTGTGCGAAGGCTGGCGGCAGACAAGGGCTGGAAGCTTGATCGCCCTGCCCTGTTTGACATCGAAACACTGTTGATCGACGCATTGATGGCACCTACGCGCATCTATGTGAAATCGCTCCTCCCGCTTGTCCGCAGTGGCAAGGTGCACGCCATGGCGCATATCACCGGCGGCGGCCTCTTGGAAAACATCCCGCGCATTCTTCCTTCAGGGCTGCACGCGCATGTCGATGCCGACGCTTGGGTCCAGCCGCGGCTGATGGCCTTCCTTCAAGCGCAGGGCAATATCGAGCCAGAAGAAATGGCGCGCACCTTCAACTGCGGGATCGGCATGGCCATTGTCGTTGCCGAAGCCGACGTTACGTCTGCAACCGCAGAACTCGAAGCAGCTGGCGAGACCGTCTATCGCATTGGCCATATCGCTAGCGGCGAAAAGGGCTGCACGGTTACAGGTTCCGTTGAAACCTGGAGCGCCAAGGCAGAGTGGAGCGCGACACATCATGGCTAA
- a CDS encoding DnaA/Hda family protein — MQQIALPFDELDPGRTDDCLIITAANAIAFAALGNHSAWPGHCAILVGPKRSGKSLMGRYFAAQGGQAIDDAETLGEVDLFHRWNAAKNAGQGLLLLSGKLPGDWLVELPDLRSRLGAAQLLEIGEPDDELAEQLLLKYLRDRGTSIGPEALAFVLRRIERSYAAVEDFAKRANALALAEGSAITLPLVRRLV; from the coding sequence ATGCAGCAGATTGCCCTTCCATTTGATGAGCTTGATCCCGGCCGCACTGACGACTGCCTGATCATCACGGCGGCCAATGCCATCGCCTTTGCGGCCTTGGGCAATCATTCAGCTTGGCCCGGGCATTGCGCCATCCTTGTTGGCCCGAAACGATCGGGGAAAAGCCTGATGGGACGCTATTTCGCGGCGCAAGGCGGGCAGGCGATTGACGATGCTGAAACATTGGGTGAGGTGGATCTGTTCCACCGCTGGAATGCGGCGAAAAATGCGGGGCAGGGGCTGTTACTGCTTTCGGGTAAGCTGCCGGGGGACTGGCTTGTGGAACTACCCGATTTGCGTTCGCGCTTGGGGGCTGCGCAATTGCTCGAAATAGGAGAGCCGGATGACGAGTTGGCCGAACAGTTGCTCCTGAAATATCTTCGCGATCGCGGCACCTCAATCGGGCCAGAGGCGCTTGCCTTTGTCTTGCGGCGTATCGAGCGCAGCTATGCGGCGGTTGAGGATTTCGCGAAACGTGCAAACGCGCTGGCACTTGCCGAAGGTTCGGCAATCACCCTGCCGCTGGTGCGCCGTCTCGTCTGA
- a CDS encoding heavy-metal-associated domain-containing protein translates to MRVRLSKSFWKYALALPLLAGGGVLVHAQIEGPKRGIPPIASSGDFEVTGVIVNATGKNADEARRAGWEEAQRKAWTMLWAQTHGTAGATLADTTLDGIVSAIIVEEEQIGPRRYIARLGVSFDRARAGQLLGVQGVGRKSAPLLVIPVMISNGSPYVFERQTPWQAAWAKFRTVDSAIDYVRPFGGGAESLLLNAGQLDRRSRSWWRVILDQFGAADVIYPIVRLERQYPGGPIIGKFAARYGPENRFLGSFTLRAQNAAGIPAMMAQGVQKMDALLQDSFRSGRLRTEASLLLEDTIDEEDLEELEQATDEASLEARDPLAAAVDSLSDEARTEQANRPAAASTVNQQVTVTVQVNTPNPEAVDRAEAALRGIPGVRSVVTTSLALGGTSVLRVTYQGDPEVLSAALRARGFR, encoded by the coding sequence ATGAGGGTCCGCCTGTCCAAATCCTTTTGGAAATATGCGCTTGCACTGCCGCTGCTGGCAGGCGGAGGCGTGCTGGTACATGCCCAGATTGAAGGTCCAAAGCGCGGAATTCCGCCGATTGCGAGCAGCGGCGACTTTGAAGTCACTGGCGTGATTGTGAATGCAACCGGCAAAAATGCCGATGAGGCGCGTCGCGCCGGATGGGAAGAGGCGCAGCGCAAGGCATGGACCATGTTATGGGCCCAGACTCATGGCACCGCCGGCGCAACGCTTGCGGACACGACCCTCGACGGAATCGTATCGGCCATCATCGTTGAAGAAGAACAGATCGGTCCGAGACGTTATATCGCGCGGCTGGGGGTTTCGTTCGACCGCGCGCGTGCAGGCCAGTTGCTGGGCGTGCAGGGCGTCGGCCGCAAATCTGCGCCATTGCTCGTCATTCCGGTGATGATCAGCAACGGATCGCCCTATGTGTTTGAACGGCAAACGCCTTGGCAGGCCGCTTGGGCCAAGTTCCGTACTGTTGATAGCGCGATCGATTATGTCCGTCCCTTTGGCGGTGGTGCCGAATCGCTGCTGCTCAATGCCGGTCAGCTTGACCGCCGCAGCCGCAGCTGGTGGCGGGTCATCCTTGATCAATTTGGCGCAGCCGATGTAATCTACCCGATTGTCAGGCTGGAACGGCAATATCCGGGCGGGCCGATCATTGGTAAATTTGCCGCGCGCTATGGCCCTGAAAACCGGTTCCTTGGCAGCTTTACCTTGCGTGCCCAGAATGCGGCTGGCATTCCCGCGATGATGGCACAGGGCGTGCAGAAAATGGATGCCTTGCTGCAGGATAGTTTCCGCAGCGGCCGGTTGCGTACTGAAGCCTCGCTTCTGCTCGAAGACACGATCGACGAGGAAGATTTGGAGGAACTGGAACAAGCCACTGACGAAGCATCGCTAGAGGCGAGGGATCCTTTGGCAGCAGCCGTGGATTCGCTTTCGGATGAAGCGCGCACGGAACAGGCAAACCGCCCTGCTGCCGCGTCGACAGTGAACCAGCAAGTGACGGTGACGGTTCAAGTGAACACGCCTAACCCCGAGGCGGTTGATCGCGCCGAGGCCGCGCTGCGCGGCATTCCTGGGGTGCGGTCGGTGGTGACGACGAGCCTTGCCCTTGGCGGAACGTCGGTGCTCCGCGTGACATATCAGGGCGATCCTGAGGTGCTGAGCGCAGCGCTGCGCGCGCGTGGTTTCCGCTAG
- the lptD gene encoding LPS assembly protein LptD, which produces MAFHPPHLSKPAFTLCAALALALVPGGNAWAQNAADVSVKSAEEIAFSAEKLEYETATDTVTASGNVVARREGYTLRADTIVWDRRSGKVTASGNIRSVGPKGDVAYGDSIEVTDSLRDGIIQNLLLVMNDGSRLAANTGRRLADGKLTLEGAAYTPCAVETPEGCPKEPSWQVRAVKVVYDPAKKRVRYVGARIELFGLPVIPLPGLSHPAETDAGSGFLVPNLRFSRNNGIEVEQGYYWRLSENRDLLVSGHVFSDVAPMGQVRYRALEDKGVFQLTGYATYSNRVSTAGGPAVGKDVFRGYFDGVGKFQLNPAWSTSASIRLASDRTFLRRYDISRDDRLRSNINLERIDANSYFAFNGWAVQTLRSGDQQGLQPIALPEIDYRLRLTDPVLGGRVQVQANSLLIGRTEGQDTQRAFGAARWDLRRLTGLGQEVNFTLLSRGDVYHSDENLSTITPIYRGEKGWQARGSAAAAVDMRWPFAGNAFGGTQILTPRVQLVAAYTSSNLDMPNEDARAVDLEDSNLFALNRFPGYDRIEDNARITYGFDWSVRGKAVAFDFTMGQSYRLSDQPTIFPDGTGLTDKISDIVGRSEIRFRDIVKLTHRFRLDKDNFAIRRNELDATIGTRGTYVQVGYLRLNRNIGPALEDLSDREEVRLAGRLRLARYWSLFGSTIIDLTDQKEDVLALSDGFDPIRHRLGVAYDDDCLSLAVTWRRDYQPTGDARRGNTFLFRLAFRNLGV; this is translated from the coding sequence ATGGCATTCCATCCCCCTCATCTTTCGAAGCCGGCTTTCACCCTGTGCGCAGCACTGGCCCTTGCGCTCGTTCCTGGCGGAAATGCCTGGGCGCAAAATGCCGCTGACGTCTCCGTTAAATCGGCAGAAGAAATCGCATTTTCCGCCGAGAAGCTGGAGTATGAAACCGCAACCGACACCGTGACCGCCAGCGGCAATGTCGTTGCAAGACGCGAAGGTTACACCTTACGCGCCGACACGATCGTCTGGGACAGGCGCAGCGGCAAGGTGACGGCATCGGGGAATATCCGGTCCGTTGGCCCCAAGGGCGATGTTGCCTATGGCGATTCGATAGAAGTCACCGACAGTCTGCGTGACGGCATCATCCAGAATCTGCTGCTTGTGATGAATGATGGCAGCAGGCTGGCTGCAAACACCGGTCGTCGCCTCGCCGATGGTAAGCTTACGCTTGAAGGTGCGGCCTATACGCCCTGCGCGGTCGAAACGCCCGAAGGCTGCCCGAAGGAGCCGAGCTGGCAGGTTCGGGCGGTCAAAGTCGTTTACGATCCCGCCAAAAAGCGGGTCCGCTATGTCGGCGCACGTATCGAACTGTTCGGTCTGCCGGTCATTCCGCTGCCCGGTCTTTCGCACCCTGCAGAAACCGATGCGGGCAGTGGCTTTCTTGTCCCCAATCTGCGTTTTTCGCGCAATAACGGCATCGAGGTTGAACAGGGCTATTACTGGCGTCTGTCCGAAAATCGCGATCTGCTGGTTTCAGGGCATGTGTTCAGCGATGTCGCGCCCATGGGCCAAGTTCGATATCGGGCATTGGAAGACAAGGGCGTCTTTCAGCTGACAGGATATGCAACCTACAGCAACCGGGTGTCGACGGCGGGCGGGCCGGCGGTCGGAAAAGATGTTTTCCGCGGTTATTTCGATGGTGTCGGAAAGTTCCAGCTCAATCCGGCTTGGTCAACATCGGCATCGATTCGCCTAGCAAGCGATCGCACCTTCCTGCGCCGCTATGACATCAGCCGCGATGACCGGCTACGCAGCAATATCAACCTCGAACGGATCGACGCGAACAGCTATTTCGCGTTCAACGGCTGGGCTGTCCAGACGCTGCGATCGGGCGACCAGCAAGGCTTGCAGCCCATCGCCCTGCCCGAAATTGATTATCGGCTGCGATTGACAGACCCGGTTCTGGGCGGGCGGGTGCAGGTGCAGGCGAACAGCCTGCTCATCGGCCGCACAGAAGGTCAGGATACGCAGCGCGCCTTTGGCGCAGCCCGTTGGGATTTGCGGCGTCTGACCGGGCTGGGCCAGGAAGTGAATTTCACGCTGCTCAGCCGCGGCGACGTTTATCATAGCGACGAAAATCTGAGCACGATCACGCCGATCTATCGTGGCGAAAAAGGTTGGCAGGCGCGCGGCAGTGCGGCTGCGGCGGTCGACATGCGCTGGCCCTTCGCGGGCAACGCCTTTGGCGGCACGCAGATCTTGACGCCACGCGTACAGTTGGTCGCGGCTTACACCTCCTCGAACCTCGACATGCCGAATGAGGATGCGCGCGCAGTCGATCTTGAAGACAGCAACCTCTTCGCGCTTAATCGCTTCCCCGGCTATGATCGGATCGAGGATAATGCCCGCATTACCTATGGTTTTGACTGGTCTGTGCGCGGCAAGGCGGTCGCTTTCGATTTCACCATGGGACAAAGTTACAGGCTGTCTGATCAGCCGACTATCTTTCCCGACGGAACCGGCCTGACCGACAAGATATCGGATATTGTCGGGCGCAGCGAAATCCGGTTCCGCGACATCGTCAAGCTGACCCATCGCTTCCGGTTGGACAAAGATAATTTCGCGATCCGCCGCAATGAGCTGGACGCGACTATCGGCACCCGCGGCACCTATGTGCAGGTTGGCTATCTGAGGCTGAACCGCAATATCGGCCCCGCGTTGGAGGATCTTTCCGATCGTGAGGAAGTCAGGCTGGCAGGGCGTCTGCGTCTCGCCCGCTATTGGTCGCTTTTCGGCTCGACGATCATCGATCTTACTGACCAGAAAGAAGATGTGCTGGCATTATCCGATGGCTTTGATCCAATCCGCCATCGGCTTGGCGTTGCCTATGACGATGACTGCCTGTCACTGGCGGTTACTTGGCGGCGCGATTACCAGCCAACGGGTGACGCACGGCGGGGCAATACCTTCTTGTTCCGACTGGCATTTCGGAATCTGGGCGTCTAA
- a CDS encoding I78 family peptidase inhibitor, with product MNKWRALPVAMLATGLSACIPASREPQPPQIEAGPPISGPCDAGPVQRNLGKTLDAALGETMRREAGAEVLRTAPEGGPITMDYNAGRLNIFYDSQRKIVRINCG from the coding sequence ATGAACAAATGGCGTGCCCTGCCGGTTGCAATGCTTGCAACCGGGCTGTCGGCCTGTATCCCGGCATCACGGGAGCCGCAGCCCCCTCAAATTGAAGCCGGCCCACCTATTTCCGGACCATGTGACGCCGGCCCGGTGCAGCGCAATCTGGGCAAGACCTTAGATGCCGCACTCGGCGAAACGATGCGCCGCGAAGCAGGGGCCGAAGTTCTGCGCACCGCACCCGAAGGCGGGCCGATCACGATGGATTATAATGCTGGGCGACTGAACATCTTCTACGACAGCCAGCGAAAAATCGTCCGCATCAATTGCGGTTGA
- a CDS encoding peptidylprolyl isomerase, protein MNIFTRLALLTSASAVLALSPASSQSVADESLPSASLDIPGGGQLLAKPNDPNVRRATAVVNGEIITGTDVDQRLALILMANDGELPPEEVARFRVQILSNLIDEALQIQEATANEIEVSENEVDQYFNRVAEQNFRRPVAETEKYLSSRGSSIATLKRQIKAELAWNRLLGRNVRPFINVSDDEVNAIIERINTTKGTTEYRLGEIYLSSTPENQEQVFANARKILEEIQKGGSFVAYARQFSEASTAAVGGDLGWVRLEQLPSSLATAAGQMSSNEIVAVPAPGGISLLLMIDKRQVATSDPRDATLSLKQIAINFPAGTSEAQAGPIVKRFNEETQKIRGCGTADDIARTLNADVVNRDGIKVRDLPGPLQQIMLDLQIGQSTPPYGSLEDGVRVFVLCGRDAPEITSQESFDEVMSRLEDERINKRARLYLRDLRRDAIIEYN, encoded by the coding sequence ATGAACATATTTACGCGTCTCGCATTGCTTACCTCGGCCTCAGCCGTGCTGGCGCTATCGCCGGCAAGCAGCCAGTCGGTTGCAGACGAATCACTTCCCTCCGCGTCGCTGGACATTCCCGGCGGCGGTCAATTGCTGGCAAAACCGAATGATCCCAATGTCCGCCGCGCGACAGCCGTTGTGAATGGCGAAATCATTACGGGTACCGATGTCGATCAGCGACTGGCGCTGATCCTGATGGCCAATGACGGCGAGTTACCGCCCGAGGAAGTCGCGCGTTTCCGCGTTCAGATCCTCTCCAACCTGATCGACGAAGCGCTGCAGATCCAGGAAGCGACTGCGAACGAAATCGAGGTCAGCGAGAATGAGGTTGATCAGTATTTCAATCGTGTCGCCGAACAGAATTTCCGTCGCCCGGTTGCGGAAACCGAAAAATATCTTTCGTCGCGCGGCTCGTCGATCGCGACGCTGAAACGACAGATCAAGGCAGAATTGGCTTGGAACCGCCTGCTTGGTCGCAATGTTCGCCCATTCATCAACGTCTCCGACGATGAAGTGAATGCAATCATTGAGCGGATAAACACGACCAAGGGCACTACCGAATATCGTCTCGGTGAAATCTATCTTTCGTCCACGCCTGAAAATCAGGAACAGGTGTTTGCCAACGCCCGCAAGATCCTTGAGGAAATCCAAAAGGGCGGCTCCTTCGTGGCCTATGCACGCCAATTCTCTGAAGCGTCGACGGCAGCCGTCGGCGGCGATCTGGGCTGGGTGCGGCTTGAACAGCTGCCGTCATCGCTGGCAACCGCTGCGGGCCAAATGTCGAGCAATGAAATTGTTGCCGTCCCTGCTCCCGGCGGTATCTCGCTCTTGCTGATGATCGACAAGCGTCAAGTCGCGACCAGCGATCCGCGCGATGCGACGCTCAGTCTAAAGCAGATCGCGATCAACTTCCCGGCAGGCACGAGCGAGGCGCAAGCCGGCCCGATCGTGAAGCGCTTCAACGAGGAAACCCAAAAAATCCGTGGCTGCGGAACTGCCGATGATATCGCCCGCACGCTGAACGCGGATGTCGTCAATCGCGACGGCATCAAGGTGCGCGACCTGCCAGGGCCGCTGCAACAGATCATGCTCGATCTGCAAATCGGCCAATCGACCCCGCCTTATGGATCGCTTGAAGACGGCGTGCGCGTGTTCGTTCTGTGCGGCCGCGATGCGCCCGAGATTACCAGCCAGGAATCGTTCGACGAGGTCATGTCGCGACTTGAGGACGAACGCATCAACAAGCGTGCACGCCTTTACCTGCGCGATCTTCGCCGTGATGCGATCATCGAATATAATTGA
- a CDS encoding leucyl aminopeptidase translates to MQVHFAAERPADTDVLAFIVQKSAWDGFALPLDNPAAARETAKLARFEANSGQSFLFFSQEGGRTVRIILVAVADGDAADYIRAGGEILAKVQTCGAKTIAVHATNLDAKAAAEVAYGAVLRNWRMDKYRTKLPETAKPTITDITLFGAPAGAEAAWQTHSAIANGVALTKELVSEPANVIYPESFVERCRHLAELGVEITVLDDQDMAKLGMGALLGVAQGSVRPARLIAMRWDGTGGAQEKPVVFVGKGVTFDTGGISIKPAAGMEDMKWDMGGAGAVAGTMKALAGRKAKAHVVGICGLVENMPDGNAQRPGDVVTTMAGQTVEVINTDAEGRLVLCDALHWAQETYNPDTIIDLATLTGAIIISLGKEHAGLFSNSDELSDKLIAAGKASGDKLWRMPVGPAYDKLIDSPIADIKNVGPRDAGSITAAQFLLRFIKDGVKWAHLDIAGTVWGDKDGPTWAKGATGYGVKLLDRFVADNYEQ, encoded by the coding sequence ATGCAGGTTCATTTTGCCGCAGAGCGCCCCGCCGATACCGATGTGCTCGCTTTCATCGTCCAAAAAAGCGCATGGGACGGTTTTGCCCTTCCGCTCGATAATCCGGCGGCCGCCCGCGAAACTGCCAAACTTGCGCGTTTCGAGGCCAATAGCGGGCAGAGCTTCCTTTTCTTCTCGCAAGAAGGCGGGCGGACCGTGCGCATCATTTTGGTCGCTGTCGCCGATGGTGATGCGGCAGACTATATCCGCGCCGGCGGCGAAATCCTTGCCAAGGTACAAACCTGCGGCGCAAAGACCATTGCGGTGCATGCCACCAATCTTGATGCAAAGGCAGCGGCGGAGGTTGCCTATGGTGCTGTGCTGCGCAACTGGCGCATGGACAAATACCGGACCAAGTTGCCCGAAACGGCAAAGCCGACAATCACCGATATCACTTTGTTTGGCGCCCCGGCCGGTGCGGAGGCGGCATGGCAAACGCATAGCGCGATCGCCAATGGTGTTGCCCTTACCAAGGAACTGGTGAGCGAGCCTGCCAATGTGATCTATCCTGAAAGCTTTGTGGAGCGCTGCCGGCATCTGGCCGAACTGGGCGTTGAGATAACCGTGCTTGACGACCAGGACATGGCAAAGCTGGGAATGGGCGCGCTGTTGGGCGTTGCGCAGGGTTCGGTCCGCCCCGCTCGCCTGATCGCGATGCGCTGGGATGGAACGGGCGGCGCGCAAGAAAAGCCGGTCGTTTTCGTCGGTAAGGGCGTGACGTTCGATACGGGCGGCATTTCGATCAAGCCTGCTGCGGGCATGGAAGACATGAAGTGGGATATGGGCGGTGCCGGTGCCGTCGCAGGGACGATGAAGGCGCTCGCCGGTCGCAAGGCCAAGGCGCATGTCGTCGGCATTTGCGGCCTTGTGGAAAATATGCCCGATGGCAATGCCCAGCGCCCAGGCGACGTCGTCACAACGATGGCCGGCCAGACGGTTGAAGTGATCAACACTGACGCTGAAGGGCGCCTTGTCCTGTGCGATGCGCTGCATTGGGCCCAGGAAACCTATAATCCCGATACGATCATCGACCTCGCAACTCTGACCGGCGCGATCATCATTTCGCTCGGCAAGGAACATGCCGGGCTGTTTTCGAACAGCGACGAACTTTCGGATAAACTCATCGCGGCGGGCAAGGCCAGTGGTGACAAATTGTGGCGGATGCCGGTCGGCCCCGCTTATGACAAGCTGATCGACAGCCCGATTGCCGATATCAAAAATGTCGGTCCACGCGATGCGGGTTCAATCACCGCTGCGCAATTCCTGCTGCGTTTCATCAAGGATGGCGTCAAATGGGCGCATCTCGACATTGCTGGCACTGTCTGGGGTGACAAGGACGGGCCGACCTGGGCGAAGGGCGCAACCGGCTATGGCGTGAAGCTGCTCGATCGCTTTGTCGCCGACAATTACGAGCAATAA
- the pdxA gene encoding 4-hydroxythreonine-4-phosphate dehydrogenase PdxA — MASNLTDLPLAISIGDPAGIGPEIIAKAWEARKREKLPPFFAIGDLASIPHHWDVPLARIDNPDQAIEHFGTALPVFHVHSCATITPGSPDLDGAHCALQALETATGFARSGTVAAVVTGPVSKAQLYAIGFDYPGQTEFVAERCGVERRNAVMMLAGPDLRVVPMTTHIPLVDVAGQLDMRLIRRRIRATAKGLKRDFGIANPRLAVAGFNPHAGEMGNLGREEIDIFEPAIASIAEEGFDVVGPLPADTMFHAEARGQYDAALCAYHDQALIPLKTLYFHEAVNITLGLPIIRTSPDHGTAFAIAGKGQARPDSMIAAIRMAGEAAAHRMAFAATCPA; from the coding sequence ATGGCATCGAACCTGACCGATCTTCCGCTGGCCATTTCGATCGGTGATCCTGCGGGGATCGGACCCGAAATCATTGCCAAGGCGTGGGAAGCGCGGAAACGTGAAAAACTCCCGCCGTTTTTCGCGATTGGCGATCTGGCCAGCATACCCCACCATTGGGATGTGCCCTTGGCGCGGATTGACAATCCCGATCAGGCAATCGAGCATTTCGGCACGGCGCTGCCCGTGTTCCACGTCCATAGCTGTGCAACAATCACCCCTGGTTCCCCTGATCTTGACGGTGCTCATTGTGCGTTGCAGGCACTGGAAACGGCAACAGGTTTTGCGCGTTCGGGAACCGTTGCGGCTGTAGTCACCGGGCCTGTATCGAAGGCCCAGCTCTATGCGATCGGCTTTGATTATCCCGGACAAACCGAATTTGTCGCCGAACGTTGCGGTGTCGAACGGCGCAACGCCGTGATGATGCTTGCCGGGCCAGACCTGCGTGTCGTTCCCATGACCACACATATACCGCTGGTCGATGTGGCCGGTCAGCTTGACATGCGCCTAATCCGACGCCGTATCCGCGCCACAGCCAAGGGCCTGAAACGCGATTTCGGCATTGCCAATCCGCGCCTCGCCGTTGCCGGGTTCAACCCGCATGCTGGTGAAATGGGCAATCTGGGCCGCGAAGAAATTGATATCTTTGAGCCGGCCATTGCCTCCATCGCCGAAGAAGGTTTTGACGTGGTCGGCCCGCTGCCTGCTGACACCATGTTCCATGCAGAGGCGCGCGGCCAATATGATGCCGCGCTTTGCGCCTATCATGATCAGGCATTGATCCCGTTGAAGACGCTCTATTTCCACGAAGCCGTCAACATCACGCTTGGCCTTCCCATCATCCGCACATCACCCGATCATGGCACCGCCTTTGCCATTGCGGGTAAGGGGCAGGCACGCCCCGATTCAATGATCGCCGCGATCCGTATGGCAGGTGAGGCCGCCGCGCATCGCATGGCATTTGCCGCCACCTGCCCGGCATGA